A genome region from Euphorbia lathyris chromosome 4, ddEupLath1.1, whole genome shotgun sequence includes the following:
- the LOC136227193 gene encoding anaphase-promoting complex subunit 11: protein FLNDLKPEWHAVGSWTWGAQDETCGICRMAFDGCCPDCKLPGDDCPLIWGACNHAFHLHCILKWVNSQTSQAHCPMCRREWQFKE, encoded by the exons TTCCTGAATGACTTGAAACCAGA GTGGCATGCTGTTGGTTCATGGACATGGGGTGCTCAAGATGAAACTTGTGGGATCTGTAGGATGGCCTTTGATGGCTGTTGTCCTGATTGTAAGCTCCCAGGAGATGACTGCCCATTAA TATGGGGAGCATGCAACCATGCCTTCCATCTCCACTGCATCTTGAAATGGGTGAATTCACAGACTTCTCAAGCACATTGTCCTATGTGCCGCAGAGAATGGCAGTTCAAGGAATGA